In one Mustela lutreola isolate mMusLut2 chromosome 8, mMusLut2.pri, whole genome shotgun sequence genomic region, the following are encoded:
- the DNAJC22 gene encoding dnaJ homolog subfamily C member 22 isoform X1 → MAKGLLVTYALWAVGGPAGLHHLYLGRDSHALLWMLTLGGGGLGWLWEFWKLPSFVAQANRTQGQRQRSEERTPPLSLTRFVAQIIVGIYFGLVALISLSFMANFYIVGLPLAVGLGVLLVAAVGNQTTDFKNTLGAAFLTSPLFYGRPIAILPISLSASITAQKHRRYKASIGSETLSVRLYRLGLAYLAFTGPLAYSAFCNTAATLSYVAETLGSFLSWFSFFPLIGPLMESVLLLPYRGWRLLMGDPRFSSSNFQEWEKLYKFVSSFQDEKRQLAYQVLSLSEGATNEEIHQRYRELVKIWHPDHNRHRTEEAERHFLEIQAAYEVLSQPRKPRGSWR, encoded by the exons ATGGCCAAGGGGCTCTTGGTGACCTATGCCCTCTGGGCTGTAGGGGGCCCTGCTGGGCTCCACCACCTGTACCTGGGGCGGGACAGTCATGCACTGCTCTGGATGCTTACCCTGGGGGGTGGTGGGCTGGGCTGGCTCTGGGAATTCTGGAAGCTCCCAAGCTTTGTAGCTCAGGCCAACAGAacccagggacagaggcagagatcggAAGAGAGGACACCCCCTCTGAGTCTTACTCGCTTTGTTGCCCAGATTATAGTGGGCATCTATTTTGGCCTGGTAGCTCTCATTAGCCTTTCTTTCATGGCCAACTTCTATATTGTGGGCCTCCCACTGGCAGTTGGCTTAGGGGTCTTGCTGGTGGCTGCTGTTGGCAACCAGACCACAGACTTTAAGAATACTCTAGGGGCAGCATTTCTTACTTCCCCTCTCTTCTATGGCCGCCCCATAGCCATTCTGCCTATTAGCTTGTCTGCCAGCATTACAGCCCAGAAGCATCGCCGCTATAAAGCTTCCATTGGGTCAGAGACGCTCAGCGTTCGGCTCTATCGTCTGGGCTTGGCTTACCTGGCTTTCACAGGTCCACTAGCCTACAGTGCCTTTTGCAACACAGCTGCCACCCTCAGCTATGTAGCAGAAACCCTTGGCTCCTTCTTGAGTTGGTTCAGCTTCTTTCCCCTCATTGGTCCCCTCATGGAGTCTGTCCTCCTTCTGCCTTACCGGGGATGGAGGCTGCTGATGGGGGATCCTCGcttcagcagcagcaacttccaGGAATGGGAGAAGCTCTATAAGTTTGTTAGCAGTTTTCAGGATGAGAAGCGCCAGCTGGCTTACCAG GTTTTGAGTCTCTCAGAGGGggcaacaaatgaagaaatacatcAAAGATACCGGGAGCTAGTAAAGATCTGGCACCCTGACCACAACAGGCACCGGACCGAGGAGGCTGAGAGGCATTTCCTGGAGATTCAGGCTGCGTATGAAGTCTTAAGTCAGCCAAGAAAGCCCAGGGGATCCTGGAGGTGA
- the DNAJC22 gene encoding dnaJ homolog subfamily C member 22 isoform X2 yields MAKGLLVTYALWAVGGPAGLHHLYLGRDSHALLWMLTLGGGGLGWLWEFWKLPSFVAQANRTQGQRQRSEERTPPLSLTRFVAQIIVGIYFGLVALISLSFMANFYIVGLPLAVGLGVLLVAAVGNQTTDFKNTLGAAFLTSPLFYGRPIAILPISLSASITAQKHRRYKASIGSETLSVRLYRLGLAYLAFTGPLAYSAFCNTAATLSYVAETLGSFLSWFSFFPLIGPLMESVLLLPYRGWRLLMGDPRFSSSNFQEWEKLYKFVSSFQDEKRQLAYQLLFP; encoded by the exons ATGGCCAAGGGGCTCTTGGTGACCTATGCCCTCTGGGCTGTAGGGGGCCCTGCTGGGCTCCACCACCTGTACCTGGGGCGGGACAGTCATGCACTGCTCTGGATGCTTACCCTGGGGGGTGGTGGGCTGGGCTGGCTCTGGGAATTCTGGAAGCTCCCAAGCTTTGTAGCTCAGGCCAACAGAacccagggacagaggcagagatcggAAGAGAGGACACCCCCTCTGAGTCTTACTCGCTTTGTTGCCCAGATTATAGTGGGCATCTATTTTGGCCTGGTAGCTCTCATTAGCCTTTCTTTCATGGCCAACTTCTATATTGTGGGCCTCCCACTGGCAGTTGGCTTAGGGGTCTTGCTGGTGGCTGCTGTTGGCAACCAGACCACAGACTTTAAGAATACTCTAGGGGCAGCATTTCTTACTTCCCCTCTCTTCTATGGCCGCCCCATAGCCATTCTGCCTATTAGCTTGTCTGCCAGCATTACAGCCCAGAAGCATCGCCGCTATAAAGCTTCCATTGGGTCAGAGACGCTCAGCGTTCGGCTCTATCGTCTGGGCTTGGCTTACCTGGCTTTCACAGGTCCACTAGCCTACAGTGCCTTTTGCAACACAGCTGCCACCCTCAGCTATGTAGCAGAAACCCTTGGCTCCTTCTTGAGTTGGTTCAGCTTCTTTCCCCTCATTGGTCCCCTCATGGAGTCTGTCCTCCTTCTGCCTTACCGGGGATGGAGGCTGCTGATGGGGGATCCTCGcttcagcagcagcaacttccaGGAATGGGAGAAGCTCTATAAGTTTGTTAGCAGTTTTCAGGATGAGAAGCGCCAGCTGGCTTACCAG CTTCTGTTTCCCTAA
- the C1QL4 gene encoding complement C1q-like protein 4, which produces MVLLLLVAIPLLVHSSRGPAHYEMLGRCRMVCDPHGPRGPGPDGAPASVPPFPPGAKGEVGRRGKAGLRGPPGPPGPRGPPGEPGRPGPPGPPGPGPGGVAPPAGYVPRIAFYAGLRRPHEGYEVLRFDDVVTNVGNAYEAASGKFTCPMPGVYFFAYHVLMRGGDGTSMWADLMKNGQVRASAIAQDADQNYDYASNSVILHLDVGDEVFIKLDGGKVHGGNTNKYSTFSGFIIYPD; this is translated from the exons atggtgctgctgctgctggtggccaTTCCGCTGCTGGTGCACAGCTCCCGCGGGCCAGCTCACTATGAGATGCTGGGTCGCTGCCGCATGGTATGCGACCCACACGGGCCGCGAGGCCCTGGACCCGACGGCGCTCCCGCCTCTGTGCCCCCCTTCCCTCCGGGCGCCAAGGGAGAGGTGGGCCGGCGCGGGAAGGCAGGTCTGCGAGGGCCCCCGGGCCCCCCAGGCCCCAGAGGGCCTCCAGGAGAGCCGGGCAGGCCAGGTCCACCCGGTCCTCCCGGCCCAGGCCCTGGCGGGGTGGCGCCCCCTGCAGGCTACGTGCCTCGCATCGCCTTCTACGCGGGTCTGCGGCGGCCACACGAAGGTTACGAGGTGTTGCGCTTCGACGACGTGGTCACCAATGTGGGGAACGCTTACGAGGCGGCCAGCGGCAAGTTCACCTGCCCCATGCCAGGTGTCTACTTCTTCGCTTACCATGTACTCATGCGCGGCGGTGACGGCACCAGCATGTGGGCCGACCTGATGAAGAATGGACAG GTCCGGGCCAGCGCCATCGCTCAGGACGCCGACCAGAACTATGACTACGCCAGCAACAGTGTCATCCTGCACCTGGATGTGGGTGACGAAGTCTTCATCAAGCTGGACGGCGGGAAGGTGCACGGCGGTAACACCAACAAGTACAGCACCTTCTCCGGCTTCATCATCTACCCGGACTGA
- the TROAP gene encoding tastin — translation MTTFQGRKDPVLRGVSPTPSKIPVRSQRRPPLPTVKPCALDQENQDPKRLVQKPNLDSAGPRPKVTHQTEKSERSVGSTQLRNPLEELRPSPGGQNAGPRHPPQTEAPGTVEFVADPAALATILSGEGVKSCRLGRQPSLAQRVLIRGSQGGTTRRGQGARASAYLAPRTPAHRLDPARASCFSRLEGPGPRGRTLCSQRLEALIPPSGPSFHPSAHPSFQELRRVTGGGSRTSVSQTSGLLLETPVPPAPSLPEGEHEVVTRSDEGGGGPLGLAQRVPLREISHTRDNSASHLTSSPGRVVPPSITHPSPFGRAQRIPSPGPSAPPSYSILRRLAIRPKTQFTPIQAAPRVQKAQGLTGLSPQSCPEEPALPWEQIAVRLFDQESCTRVQEGPGKPPVAASDPSTPATLQELKMQRISILQELLRQEVEGLAGGKCASLNGGSSLEMVELQPLLAEISRTRNAPEQNSGALHLPGLFQHPGLPEPYVPEECGEAQPCPGAKPEAAQPCLAAEPGSPESSHSREPGIPEPSVQEQPVVSEPCPPVEPGHLQADSQRHTGLLEPSPRIEPGASEACFPEPRSPESSPQPCRSQWAPETTTLIFSSQHPLCASPPIHSLQSLRSPTGQAGPSSLAPRTLALRQRLKACLTAIHCFHEARLDDECAFYTSRAPPSGPARVCTNPVATLLEWQDALCFIPVGSAAP, via the exons ATGACCACCTTCCAGGGTAGGAAGGATCCTGTCCTCAGGGGTGTATCTCCTACTCCTAGCAAGATTCCCGTACGCTCTCAGAGACGCCCGCCTCTCCCCACAGTCAAACCCTGCGCCCTGGACCAGGAGAACCAAGATCCAAAG agatTGGTCCAGAAGCCCAACCTCGACTCAGCAGGCCCCAGGCCGAAAGTCACACATCAAACAGAGAAATCAGAGAGATCGGTGGGGAGCACTCAGCTCCGGAACCCCTTGGAGGAACTGAGGCCTAGCCCTGGGGGACAAAATGCGGGGCCTAGGCACCCTCCCCAGACAG AGGCTCCAGGGACTGTAGAGTTTGTGGCTGACCCCGCAGCCCTGGCCACCATCCTGTCAGGTGAGGGGGTGAAAAGCTGTCGCCTGGGGCGCCAGCCCAGTCTGGCTCAGAGAGTCCTGATTCGAGGGAGCCAGGGAGGCACCACCCGTAGGGGCCAG GGTGCCCGTGCCTCTGCATATTTAGCCCCTAGAACCCCTGCCCACCGACTGGACCCTGCCAGGGCTTCCTGCTTCTCGAGGCTGGAGGGACCAGGACCCCGTGGCCGGACCTTGTGTTCTCAGAGGCTAGAGGCCCTG ATTCCACCTTCAGGACCTTCCTTTCACCCCTCTGCTCACCCCAGTTTCCAGGAGCTAAGAAGAGTGACAGGTGGCGGCAGCCG GACTTCAGTGAGCCAGACCTCAGGATTACTCCTGGAGACCCCAGTCCCACCTG ctccctctctccctgaagGAGAACATGAAGTTGTTACTCGCTCAGATGAAGGAGGAGGGGGCCCCCTAGGTCTGGCCCAGCGGGTACCATTAAGAGAAATAAGCCACACCAGG GACAACAGTGCCTCCCACCTGACATCCTCCCCTGGCCGAGTGGTGCCACCGTCCATCACCCACCCATCACCCTTTGGACGGGCTCAGCGCATACCTTCTCCTGGCCCCTCAGCTCCA ccctcctATTCGATTTTGCGGCGCCTTGCCATTCGTCCCAAAACCCAGTTCACACCCATCCAAGCAGCCCCCAGGGTTCAGAAG GCCCAGGGTTTGACCGGCCTCTCCCCTCAGTCATGCCCTGAAgagcctgccctgccctgg GAGCAGATTGCAGTCCGGTTATTTGACCAGGAGAGTTGTACAAGGGTGCAGGAGGGGCCTGGGAAACCCCCTGTGGCAGCTTCTGACCCTAGTACACCCGCCACGCTCCAGGAGCTGAAGATGCAG CGCATCAGTATCCTGCAGGAGTTGTTGCGACAAGAGGTGGAAGGGCTGGCTGGGGGCAAGTGTGCCTCCCTTAATGGAGGTTCCTCTCTGGAAATGGTTGAACTTCAGCCCCTTCTGGCTGAGATTTCTAGAACCCGGAATGCCCCAGAGCAGAATTCAGGGGCCTTACACCTTCCCGGACTGTTCCAGCACCCTGGGCTACCAGAGCCTTATGTTCCAGAGGAGTGTGGGGAAGCGCAGCCCTGCCCAGGAGCAAAGCCGGAGGCAGCTCAGCCCTGCCTTGCAGCAGAGCCAGGGTCCCCAGAGTCCAGCCATAGCAGGGAACCTGGGATACCAGAACCCTCTGTCCAGGAACAGCCTGTGGTATCAGAGCCCTGCCCTCCAGTAGAGCCCGGACACCTGCAGGCTGACTCCCAAAGGCACACTGGACTCCTAGAGCCCTCCCCTAGGATAGAGCCTGGGGCATCCGAGGCCTGCTTCCCGGAACCGAGAAGTCCGGAGTCCAGCCCACAGCCCTGCCGCAGTCAGTGGGCTCCAGAGACCACCACCCTCATCTTCTCCTCCCAACACCCACTTTGTGCCAGCCCCCCTATTCACTCACTCCAGTCTCTGAGATCCCCAACAGGCCAGGCAG GTCCCAGCAGTCTTGCCCCTCGAACCCTGGCCCTGAGGCAGCGCCTTAAAGCGTGTCTGACCGCCATCCACTGCTTCCATGAGGCCCGCCTGGATGACGAATGTGCCTTCTACACCAGCCGAGCCCCACCCTCAGGACCCGCCCGGGTCTGCACCAACCCTGTGGCCACATTACTTGAATGGCAGGATGCCCTG TGTTTTATTCCAGTTGGTTCTGCTGCCCCATAG